TCGCGCTCGTAATCGGAGAATGGCGGAGCCTTCGGACCGACAACGAACGCGAGCCCGCCGATTCTGAAACGGCGCGCGCGAGCCACCCTCCCCGTCTCAGTGACCACCTCTCTCACGAGCGAGCACTTTTCCGAGTAGGTTCGCCAAACCCTCCCCAAGACTATGCCGCGCGCGTTCACGACCTCAGGCGTTCCCGTCCCGTCCTCGCCAGCCCCGGGGCCTACAATCACGCCCGCGATCAACACCTGGCCCTTGGTGACGGTATCACCCTCGCCCACAAGCGGCTCTCCCGAAAGCACGATGATGTTGGTGACGAGGGCGTCCTCCGCCGCCACGACGTCCACCACCCCAGGCTTCGCGTCGGGCAGGGTCTTCTCAACGATTTCAATGGTGGCCATCGTGCCCCTGACGTGCACCGCCGCCCACGCAACCTCCGGAAACTCCGCCAGGATGCCCCTCGCCACCGCCGCCGGGTCCACGGAGCTTTTTAACACGCCGGGGCGCAGCCCGTGGCGGGCTGCGAGCTCGAGCACGGCCTTCGGCCGCGTCTTCTCAGCACCGGAGACATCCACGAACCACACGAACGACGAGAGCGCGTAGAGCGCGACAGAAAAGAGGATTGCACCGGCGACGAGGCCCTTTCGCTTGGCAAGCCGCCGCACGACGAACGGCAGGCCCACTTTCTCCTCAACTCGCGCTTGGCAATCCGTTTCCTTCAACACCCGGCCGAGAGAAGGGAGATCGTGAAGGTAGGCCCTCGCGACGAGGGACCGGTCGTCAACCCTGGTTATGTCCCAGAGGTCTATCCCGCGCGCTAGGGCCGTGTTCACGAACTTCTCGAGGGTCCTTCCCTTGACCGCTATTATAACATACCCCTTAAGGTAGCACCACAGGTCCGGGAGAGCCACCGGCCACCCCTCCCCCTGACGGGGCGAGCTCATTCCCATAGCGCGACGCGGTGTATGCGCCCGTCGATGGTTATCTCGCTTTTGGTGATCTTGCCTATGGACAGGCCCTTGCCCTCCACCGCGACCTCGCCTCTCGAGGTCGCCACCCTCACCGCCTGCTGGCTGTACTCGATGATGCCCTGATGGTTCTCGATGGTAAGCTGCACGTTTCCCACAAGCACCACGCGCGGCATGTCGAGGAGGACGTTCTTCGGGATCTCGAACAGCTCGGCGAGCCGTTCCTCTATGTTCCCGGCCACACCATTCCTGTCGCCACCTCGCATCGCACGCCCGTCCCCCTCAGGCCAGCCTCAACCACCGCTCCGGACGCGGCTTCGTCCGCGGGTCGGATTCAAGCTCGAGATGGCTGCGGACCTTACCTCGAAGTCACAGTCACAGCGCTCACGCAGCCAACGCCATTTACTATTTAAGTGTATTCTGCCGGTCACGGGAACTTGCTCTGGAGCAGGCATGGGATCGGGCGAGCGCCAGGCGCCGTGCGGTGATACCGTTTTTCGCGCCGGTTTTGGGTGAACGGGAAACGGCGTGGGTGAACGAAAAACGGTGCCTGACCACATGTAAGTAAGTCAGGCACCGTGCGATCCTTCAGCCCCGCCCTCAAACTCGCCCAGAGCCTAGTAGCGGAACTTTCGCTTACGCGCGGCCTCCGACTTTTTCTTCCGCCGCACGCTCGGCTTTTCATAGTGTTCGTGTTTTCGGAGTTCAGCGAAAACTCCCGACCTCTGGCACTCGCGCTTAAACCTGCGGAGCGCACTATCGAGGGATTCGTTTTTTCCGACGCGTACTTCTGACATCCGATCTCCCTCCCTCCGCAACCACGATCTCTACCCGACGGTGCTGCAGCTTGGGGCAGCCAGCTGTGGTAACGGAGACCAGTCGGGCATTCGCTGAAACGACCCATAAAAGGGCCTACGCCCGATTATACCGTAGGGCTCGATCTCGTGTCAATCTCGAAGCGAACCCGCGAACGTGCGAGCCGCCGAACCGCTCGGCCGCTGAACCGCCGAGCCGCATTGCCGCGCGACCGCAAAGTAGCCTTCCGGCCGCCTTGCAGCCCTTGCGCGCCCCACCTCATCTGCCCACAGCCGCCTGCGCAAACCTCTCACCCGGGGGGCCACCCGAGACGCCTCCCGCCGAGAACGTGCATGTGGAGGTGGAAAACGCTCTGGCCAGCCGTCTCTCCACAGTTGCCCACGACTCGGAACCCCTCCCCGACCCCGAGCGCGGACGCAACCCTCGAGGCGACGGCAAGGAGGTGACCCGCCAACTCCTCATCGCCCTCGCCCAGCTCGGCGAGGGAGCTTATGTGGCGCTTCGGTATCACAAGCACGTGAACGGGCGCCTGGGGATTGATGTCACGGAAGGCAAGCGTCCGTTCATCCTCGTACACCACGTCCGACGGGATCTCATGTCTCGCGATCTTGCAGAATAGGCAGTCCGCTGGATTGCTCTCGGAATGCGCAACGGCCCCGGCCTCGGTTCGACTCATTGCATTCCCCCCTCATCCATATAACTTCTCTCCGGGCGCCCTTGATCCTTCCTCCGAGGTGCCGGGCGGAAAAACTCTTCTTGCCGTGACGCCCTGGGCGTTCGCTGCGACGACGGAGACGGGGACGAGTTCTCCCTCAACACCCGCCTCCGATCGAAACTCAACCCGCACATAGGTGCTCCCGGGACCCTTTGCCGTACCTGTGCCAGCGTCGTACTCCTCCACGAGCGCTTCCTCACGCGACCCCACCAGGCTCCGGTGAAACTCGAGCATGAGCTCGCGGCCCAGCGCGATCATCGCGTCACTACGGGCCCGCTTCTCAGCCGGGTCGACCTGGTCCCCCATCCTGGCAGCACGTGTGCCAGGCCTGGGTGAATACGCGAACACGTGGATTCTGGAGAACCCCATGCGCCTCACGAACTCAAGCGAACGAGCGAAGCGATCCCTCGTTTCTCCCGGGAAGCCCACCATGACATCGGTGGTGATTCCGCAAGGCTGGATCTGCTCGCGTATCCGTTCGATGAGACGCTCGTAGTCCGCGGCACGGTACCTCCTGTTCATCAGGGCGAGGATGCCGTCGTCCCCGCTTTGAAGCGGTATGTGAAAGTGCTTTGCTACCTTGGGAAGCCTCGCCACGGCATGTATGAGCCGTTCGTCGACATCTAGGGGCTCGACCGAGCTAAGCCGCACCCTGCCGAGTCCCGTAACTTCGTGGACCCGCTCCACCAACCATGCGAGGTCTGGGCGAGCGCCGCCCTCGAGCTCGGCCAGGTCCCTGCCGTAGGCGCCCAGATGGACGCCGGTCAACACGATCTCCCTGTGGCCCGACCGCACGAGCTTCTCAACCTCGGAAAGCACGCTCTTGGGATCGCGACTTCTTGACACCCCGCGTGCAAGCGGCACCCTGCAATAGGAGCAGAACTCGTCACACCCCTCCTGGACCTTGACAAAGCCGCGTGTCCTCGCACGAACCGCCCCAAAGGGAAGCTCCTCAAACGCGCCGCCCGGGCGGCCCTTCGCGGCCTCGACCAGGGGGGCGCGCGCCTCGCCCCTCATGGCCTTTTCCACGAGGTCCACGAGCTTTGTCCTCTCCAGAATCCCCGCGACCACGTCCACCCCTGGGATCGCAGCGACCTCATCCGGCGCCACCTGCGCGTAGCATCCGACAACGGCCACGATGGCCGACGGGTTCTTGCGCTTCGCGCGCCGAATTGCCTGCCTGGACTTTTTCTCGCCCATGCTCGTGACCGTGCAGGTGTTGACGCAGTACACGTCGGCAGGGGAATCGAAATCCACGATCTCGTAGCCCCGCTCGCGGAAGAGCTGCGCCAGCCCTTCGGTATCATACTGGTTCACCTTGCACCCCAACGTGTAGAAGGCGCACCTTAGCGTCTTCCCAGGCAACTAGCACATCTCCCCGGCCTCGTACAGAATGACGGATGCCACGACGAGCCCCGCCGTTTCAGTGCGAAGTATCCTCGGCCCCAGACCGCATGTTACCGCACCACACTCTACAGCTTGTCCAACCTCTTCGCGGGAAAACCCGCCCTCGGGGCCGATGAGCACGAAGATGTCGCGGGCGCCGCTGCGCTCGCGCAGCACTTCCCGGATGCCCCGCGATCTCTCGAGCTCCCAGGGCATGATCGTCAAGTGGTCATCCCCCTCACCCGCGCACGCCTCCGCCGACAAGCGTATGAACGCTAGCGCCTCCTGGAAGCTCATGATGTCAAGCACGTCAGGCACGCGCTGCCGACCGGACTGCTTGGCCGCCTCCCGCGCGATCCGCCTCCACCGCTCAACCCTTCTCGGCGCCGCGGTCGGATCGGGCCGCGCGACGGTGCGCTCCGTTACGACAGGCACGAAACGGCCGACACCGACCTCGGTGTTCCTCCTGATGACCTCGTCCATCTTGTCGCCCTTCGGGACCCCTTGCAGGAGAGAAATGAATACAGAGGGCTCACGGCATACGTCGTTGCCCTCTGCGAGCGTCAACTGCACCTCATCACTGGCGGCCCACGTGATAAGTCCGCGGCGCTCAGCACCTGTGCCGTCCACGACCTCGATCTCGTCGCCCGGTCCAAGCCTGAGAACGCGGACGATGTGCCGCGCATCCTGGCCGGTTATCACCGCTCGAGAGCCGGATTCTGTGTGCCCGGGCACGAAGAATCTTGGGCGCCCGCGCTCACGCGTGGCGCTCCCATGCGTCGCGGACCTTTTGGAAGAAGGTTCTCGGTTCATCGTCAGTCTTGTGTGCACCCCGCAGCCTGGCGAGCTCGCGAATGAGCTCCTTCTCCCTGTCTGTAAGCCTCGTCGGCGTCACGACTTTGACCCGGACGTACTGATCCCCGCGGGGCCCGCCGTGTACGTCCGGAATCCCTTTCCCTCTGAGGCGGAAAGCCGTCCCGGTCTGGGTGCCTTCTGGCACCTGCACCGAAGCTCTGCCGCCGAGCGCTGGCACCTCGATCTCGTCGCCCAGGGCGGCTTGCCAAACGCTTATGGGGACCTCGCAGTAGATGTCGTTCCCCCGGCGCTCGAAAATCTCATGCGGCCTCACGGTGATGAACACGAAGAGATCCCCCGGCGGCCCGCCGCGCGTCCCGGCCTCGCCTTCGCCAGCCACGCGCACGCGCATTCCCGAGTCCACCCCGGCAGGGATCCTGACCCTGATCTTCTTGCGCTTCCGGACCCTTCCCCTCCCCTGGCACGTCTGGCACGGAGATTCGATCACCCTCCCCTCGCCCCCGCAGCGAGGGCAGGTCGTGATGCTCGTGAATCTTCCGAACGCCGTGGTCCGCACCTGGGTGGTCTGCCCTCGGCCGCCGCAGACCGGACAGGTGATCGGCGACGTGCCCGGCTTTGCGCCGGTGCCGCCACACGAGGAGCAAGTGTCGAGGCGCACCACCTCGATGTCCCTATCGAGCCCGGAGGCGGCCTCTTCAAGGGAGATCTCGAGATCGTACCGGAGGTCAGCCCCGCGCTCTGGGCCCGTGCGCGGGGCACGGGCCCCGCCGAAGCCGCCTCCGAAGAACATGTCGAAGATGCTGTCGAACGACGTCCCGAAGTCGCCAAAGTCCCAACCGCCCGCGCCGCCGGGCCCGCCCGCCGGGCCTTCGGCTGCGTGGCCAAACTGGTCGTACCGGCGCCGTTTCTCGGGGTCGGACAATACCTCGTACGCCTCGTTTATTTCCTTGAACTTCTCCTCGGCCGACGGATCCTCTTTGTTCATGTCGGGGTGATACTTGCGCGCAAGCTTCCGGAACGCCTTTTTGATCTCGTCCTGGCTCGCGTTCCTGTCCACCCCGAGGACCTCATAATAATCGCGCTTTGCCAATCCTCACACCCCTGGACAAGCAGCGATGACGCCGCAGGATGCGGGATTACTCGTCCTTGACCTCTTTATACTCGGCATCGACCACGTCATCGCGCCCTGACGAGCGCGTCCCGCCCGCGCCTGCGGAAGACCCGCCCGTCCCTGTCGCTCCGCCGTCTCCGGCTGCACCGCCGCCGCCCGCTCCTGCTCCAGCTCCGGCAGCTCCAGCGCGGCTGTACATGGCTGTGGTCACCTCGTGCAGGGCGCTTAGGAGCTCGTCCTTGCGAGCCTTGATGGTCGCGATATCCTTGCCGGCCAGCGCCGACCGCAGGCCCTCCTTCGCCCTCTCGACCTTGGCCGCTTGATCGCTGGATATCTTGTCCTTGTGCTCCCTGAGCGTCTTCTCAGCGGTGTACACCAGCGAGTCGGCCTCGTTTCGGAGCTCAGCCTCTTCCTTTCTGCGCTTGTCCTCCTCCGCGTGGGCTTCCGCTTCCTTCACCATGCGCTCGATGTCCTCGCGGGACACGCCGCTCGAGGAGGTGATGGTGATCTTCTGTTCGCGCCCGGTTCCGAGGTCCTTGGCAGACACGTGGACGATCCCGTTCACATCAATGTCGAAGGTCACCTCGATCTGGGGCACCCCCCGGGGCGCAGGCGGTATCCCAGTCAACTGGAACCTGCCAAGGGACACGTTGTCAGCGGCCATCGGGCGCTCACCCTGCAGCACGTTGATCTCGACGGTGGTCTGGTTGTCGGCCGCAGTCGAGAATATCTGCTTCTTGGTAGTGGGGATCGTGGTGTTGCGCTCGATGAGCTTCGTGAAAACCCCTCCAAGGGTCTCGATCCCAAGCGAAAGGGGCGTCACGTCGAGGAGCAGCACATCATGCACCTCGCCCGAGAGCACGCCGGCCTGGATGGCCGCGCCCAGAGCCACGACCTCGTCCGGGTTCACGCCCTTGTGGGGTTCCTTGCCGATAAGGTCTCTGATAGCCCTCTGGACCGCCGGCATCCTAGTCTGCCCGCCCACGAGGATCACTTTGTCGATGTCCTTGGGCTCGAGCCCCGCGTCTTCCAACGCCCTGCGCGTGGGCCCCAGGGTCTTTTCAACGAGGTCCTGGGTGAGCTCCTCCAATTTCGCCCTCGTGAGCGTCATATCGAGGTGCAGCGGCTGCCCGCTCGAATCGGCGGCGATGAACGGAAGGTTGATGTTCGCGGTCACTAGGCCTGACAGCTCGATCTTAGCCTTCTCAGCCGCCTCGGTCAGTCGCTGCAGCGTGACCCTGTCTTTGCGCAGGTCTATCCCGTGCTGTTTCATGAATTCCTCTGCGATGTAATCCACGATCCGCTTGTCGAAGTCGTCCCCGCCGAGGAGGTTGTTGCCCGACGTGGCCTTCACCTCGAAGACGCCGTCCCCGAGCTCCAGAATGGACACGTCGAACGTGCCGCCACCGAGGTCGAACACGAGGATCGTGTGGTCCTGGCCCTTGTCGAGCCCATAGGCCAGGGCGGCAGCGGTTGGCTCGTTGATGATCCGAAGGACCTCGAGGCCTGCGATCCTTCCCGCATCCTTCGTCGCTTGGCGCTGCGCGTCGGTGAAGTACGCCGGGACAGTGATCACGGCCTTGTCGATCTTTTCGCCAAGGTACGCCTCAGCGTCCTCCTTGAGCTTCCGGAGGATCATGGCGGAGATCTCCTGCGGGGTGTACTCCTTATCGTCGATCTTCACTCTATAAGTTGTGCCCATCTTTCGCTTGATGGAGAGAACGGTCCTCTCAGGGTTGACGACCGCCTGCCTCTTCGCAACCTGACCGACCATCCGCTCCCCTGTCTTCGAAAACGCCACAGCCGAGGGAGTGAGCCTCGAGCCCTCGGCGTTCGGGATGACCTTCGCCTCGCCGCCTTCCATCACGGCGATCACTGAGTTGGTTGTTCCGAGATCTATTCCCACTACTCGCGACATCATCCTACCCCCCATCTCGTGCGCTGTCACCAAATATGCACCGGTGGCGAGGCACGGCACGCGACATCGCCTCGCCCCCCTGTACCGTTCGTCCCGCTCGAGCCCGCACACTCGGCGCTCGACGCCCAGCCCCGCCTGGCGTTCAGTCTGCCGCCCCCTGGGTGTCGGGCGGCTTCGCGTCTTCGCCCGATTGATCGTTGACCCGGTCCGCACGCGACTCCAAGAGCTCGTCGCCGCTGTCCAAGTGCTGAGGCTCGCCTGCGGCCGCCTCGCCGGCCGATTGCCGGTCAGGCTTGCATGCCACCGTGACGAGCGCAGGCCTGATGACGCGGTCCTTGGATGCGTATCCCCGCTGGACCTCCTCCAGAACCACGCCCTCCTCCACCGAGTCGGTGGGCACCCTTAGTATAGCCTCATGCCTCATGGGGTCAAAAGGCTCCCCGGCGGCGGAGATCGGCTTTACCCCCTCCTTCTCGAGGAATTCGAGAAACTTGCCCATCACGAGATCGAGGCCCCGGGCTGTGGCTTCGTCAGCCGCCGTGCCGGTCTTGGCGTGTTTTATCGCACGCTCCAGGCTATCCAGGGCCGGAAGCATGTCTTTGACCAGGCCCTCCACAACCAACGCCCGCAGCTCCGCCTGCTCGCGGGCCGCCCGTTTCTTGAAGTTCTC
Above is a genomic segment from Bacillota bacterium containing:
- the yqfD gene encoding sporulation protein YqfD, with protein sequence MALPDLWCYLKGYVIIAVKGRTLEKFVNTALARGIDLWDITRVDDRSLVARAYLHDLPSLGRVLKETDCQARVEEKVGLPFVVRRLAKRKGLVAGAILFSVALYALSSFVWFVDVSGAEKTRPKAVLELAARHGLRPGVLKSSVDPAAVARGILAEFPEVAWAAVHVRGTMATIEIVEKTLPDAKPGVVDVVAAEDALVTNIIVLSGEPLVGEGDTVTKGQVLIAGVIVGPGAGEDGTGTPEVVNARGIVLGRVWRTYSEKCSLVREVVTETGRVARARRFRIGGLAFVVGPKAPPFSDYEREDRSYSVPPYGAAGHSVGLDVTTYREVTRRAELLDRDEVLAAARARARAALEARLPRDAKILDVTEDVKYSQGGVVTFTMTMETAEDIARERRQEQELERADRS
- the yqfC gene encoding sporulation protein YqfC produces the protein MRGGDRNGVAGNIEERLAELFEIPKNVLLDMPRVVLVGNVQLTIENHQGIIEYSQQAVRVATSRGEVAVEGKGLSIGKITKSEITIDGRIHRVALWE
- a CDS encoding 30S ribosomal protein S21, giving the protein MSEVRVGKNESLDSALRRFKRECQRSGVFAELRKHEHYEKPSVRRKKKSEAARKRKFRY
- a CDS encoding histidine triad nucleotide-binding protein, which translates into the protein MSRTEAGAVAHSESNPADCLFCKIARHEIPSDVVYEDERTLAFRDINPQAPVHVLVIPKRHISSLAELGEGDEELAGHLLAVASRVASALGVGEGFRVVGNCGETAGQSVFHLHMHVLGGRRLGWPPG
- the mtaB gene encoding tRNA (N(6)-L-threonylcarbamoyladenosine(37)-C(2))-methylthiotransferase MtaB, whose protein sequence is MPGKTLRCAFYTLGCKVNQYDTEGLAQLFRERGYEIVDFDSPADVYCVNTCTVTSMGEKKSRQAIRRAKRKNPSAIVAVVGCYAQVAPDEVAAIPGVDVVAGILERTKLVDLVEKAMRGEARAPLVEAAKGRPGGAFEELPFGAVRARTRGFVKVQEGCDEFCSYCRVPLARGVSRSRDPKSVLSEVEKLVRSGHREIVLTGVHLGAYGRDLAELEGGARPDLAWLVERVHEVTGLGRVRLSSVEPLDVDERLIHAVARLPKVAKHFHIPLQSGDDGILALMNRRYRAADYERLIERIREQIQPCGITTDVMVGFPGETRDRFARSLEFVRRMGFSRIHVFAYSPRPGTRAARMGDQVDPAEKRARSDAMIALGRELMLEFHRSLVGSREEALVEEYDAGTGTAKGPGSTYVRVEFRSEAGVEGELVPVSVVAANAQGVTARRVFPPGTSEEGSRAPGEKLYG
- a CDS encoding 16S rRNA (uracil(1498)-N(3))-methyltransferase; this translates as MPGHTESGSRAVITGQDARHIVRVLRLGPGDEIEVVDGTGAERRGLITWAASDEVQLTLAEGNDVCREPSVFISLLQGVPKGDKMDEVIRRNTEVGVGRFVPVVTERTVARPDPTAAPRRVERWRRIAREAAKQSGRQRVPDVLDIMSFQEALAFIRLSAEACAGEGDDHLTIMPWELERSRGIREVLRERSGARDIFVLIGPEGGFSREEVGQAVECGAVTCGLGPRILRTETAGLVVASVILYEAGEMC
- the dnaJ gene encoding molecular chaperone DnaJ, encoding MAKRDYYEVLGVDRNASQDEIKKAFRKLARKYHPDMNKEDPSAEEKFKEINEAYEVLSDPEKRRRYDQFGHAAEGPAGGPGGAGGWDFGDFGTSFDSIFDMFFGGGFGGARAPRTGPERGADLRYDLEISLEEAASGLDRDIEVVRLDTCSSCGGTGAKPGTSPITCPVCGGRGQTTQVRTTAFGRFTSITTCPRCGGEGRVIESPCQTCQGRGRVRKRKKIRVRIPAGVDSGMRVRVAGEGEAGTRGGPPGDLFVFITVRPHEIFERRGNDIYCEVPISVWQAALGDEIEVPALGGRASVQVPEGTQTGTAFRLRGKGIPDVHGGPRGDQYVRVKVVTPTRLTDREKELIRELARLRGAHKTDDEPRTFFQKVRDAWERHA
- the dnaK gene encoding molecular chaperone DnaK; protein product: MSRVVGIDLGTTNSVIAVMEGGEAKVIPNAEGSRLTPSAVAFSKTGERMVGQVAKRQAVVNPERTVLSIKRKMGTTYRVKIDDKEYTPQEISAMILRKLKEDAEAYLGEKIDKAVITVPAYFTDAQRQATKDAGRIAGLEVLRIINEPTAAALAYGLDKGQDHTILVFDLGGGTFDVSILELGDGVFEVKATSGNNLLGGDDFDKRIVDYIAEEFMKQHGIDLRKDRVTLQRLTEAAEKAKIELSGLVTANINLPFIAADSSGQPLHLDMTLTRAKLEELTQDLVEKTLGPTRRALEDAGLEPKDIDKVILVGGQTRMPAVQRAIRDLIGKEPHKGVNPDEVVALGAAIQAGVLSGEVHDVLLLDVTPLSLGIETLGGVFTKLIERNTTIPTTKKQIFSTAADNQTTVEINVLQGERPMAADNVSLGRFQLTGIPPAPRGVPQIEVTFDIDVNGIVHVSAKDLGTGREQKITITSSSGVSREDIERMVKEAEAHAEEDKRRKEEAELRNEADSLVYTAEKTLREHKDKISSDQAAKVERAKEGLRSALAGKDIATIKARKDELLSALHEVTTAMYSRAGAAGAGAGAGGGGAAGDGGATGTGGSSAGAGGTRSSGRDDVVDAEYKEVKDE
- a CDS encoding nucleotide exchange factor GrpE, whose product is MSEDALQGQGGAPAEGEKGGHPEGEPQEGTPSQDVGNGPSLEAMLKEEIALKERYLAGWQRAQADLENFKKRAAREQAELRALVVEGLVKDMLPALDSLERAIKHAKTGTAADEATARGLDLVMGKFLEFLEKEGVKPISAAGEPFDPMRHEAILRVPTDSVEEGVVLEEVQRGYASKDRVIRPALVTVACKPDRQSAGEAAAGEPQHLDSGDELLESRADRVNDQSGEDAKPPDTQGAAD